The genomic stretch GGGTGGCGGCGCGGGCGGGGAGAGGCTGGACGGTGCAGCCGGTTTCTTGCTGCAACCGCCATCCCACCGGGTTGTCATTCGGGATTGAGGCTGCCAGCGGCACGAGCAGCGAGCCATCGTTGATCACAAACCAGTCGGTCGAGTACAGGTTGTTGACGGCTGCCGTCGGCCGGGATTCGTCGGCCACCGCAAAGGCAGCCGCCAAGGCAGTCGTGTCGGCCAGTGGCGCACTGGCGCCCCCGAAGTAGGCCAGGCCGGAACGGCCATGCCCTGCGGCGAACTCCGCCAGAACGGCGCCGAAGTGAAAGGCGTCTTGCGAGGCGCGCCACAGGCTTGCCCCTGCGTGCGCCAGGCGCTCCGCATCCGCCGGCCGGGCAGCCAGGGAGAACACCTGGGAAACACCCTCTTGCTTCTCGAGGCGGCTGAGAAGATCGAGAGCGGCCGCCAAGCGCACTTCTCCCATCCAGGCCTCGGCGGGTGTGGGCCCGGCTGGCGGTAGGAGCATCAGCACCGGAATAGGGCGGGGCATGGGCAGAGCGTCGGAAGCCGGCGAAGGGGCCGCCGGCTTCCGAGCCAGCAGGGCTAGGCGACCTCGGTCTCGATCAGACCGAGCGTTCCATCCCGGCGGCGGTACAGGACGTTGACCGCGTTCGAGCTCGTGTTCAGGAAGACAAAGAAGTCAGTGTGCCCGATAAGCTCCATCTGTTCAACGGCCTCGTCCTCATCCATCGGTGACAGCGGGAAGCTCTTGCGGCGGCTGATCGTGTGTTGGATCTCGAGCGGCTCAGCCTCAGGATCGGCACCGGCCTCGGCCGCGGTGCGGCCGTCCCCGCGCCCTCGCCAGTGACGACCCCTATATCGCTCGACCTGGCGGTACATCTTTTCCATGACGGCATCAATCGAGGCATAGATGTCATCGGTCCGCTCTTCGGCTCGCAGCATCACCCCCTTGCCGCGAACGGTCAACTGCGCCACCTGTCGGTCGGCGCTGCTGCGGGCCGACTTGTCGTATGCCAGGTCGACCTTGGCTTCTTCCAGAATGTCCAGATAGCGATCGAGCTTGCTGGCCTTCTTCGTGGCGTATTCTCGCAGCCGGTCATTCAGATCCAGGTTGTGAACGCTAATTTCCACCGCGACGGTCATGCTGCCTCCTTGAGGGCCGCCTCACCCGACTAGGTGCTACGCTCGTCCGACGCTCACTCCCACGACCTGCCTGCATCCGGCCTGGCGCACGGCCTCGGCGCAGGCGATGAGCGTCGCTCCGGTCGTCAACAGATCATCGACTAGACAGACCGTCCGGTCTTGCACAAGCTGGGGCCTTGCCTGGAATGCCCCCTGCACATTCTCGCGGCGAGCGTTGGCGTCCAAGCCCACCTGCGATCGCGTTTCACGCGTCCGTTGGATGGCATCGGGCCGAAACTCGATGCCAAGTCTCCCTGCCAGGCTGGAGGCGATGAGGGCGACTTGATTATACCCTCGCTGACGCTGCCTGGCCCTGCCCAACGGCACGGGGACGACGAGCTGCAGTTCCCAGCCGGCCTGCTGCACCACCTGCCAGAGCCATTCGCCCATGACCGCAGCCATCTCGCGCGAGGGCCGGTACTTCAACCTAACCACAGCCCGCGCCAGAGGCCCGTGATACCGGGCAAAGGACCGCAGCGGCAGGAAGATTGGCGACTGCTGGCAGCGCCGACACATCCCCGGCCCGGTTAGCGGCTCGCCGCACGCCGGACAGAGCGGCACCTGTAGACGCTGCAGCGAGGCATCACACTCCGGACACCACACGCTGCCACCGCTTCCACACCCCAGGCACCGGGCGGGAAAAACAAGCTCCAGCAACAGCTGGAGCCAAGTCGTGCGCCGATCGTGCGTAAGCCTTCCTCCTGCCTGGCGCCTTGTGCCGCCTGCTGGCGATGATGGCCTGCCGGCCAATCCGCCCTAGCCCCCTGAGAATCCCAGGATCCCGCCGAGCGCCGAGCCCATCATGCTGGCCGCGGCCGGGCCAAGCAGGATGATCATGATCGACGGGAAGATCAGCAGAGCGATCGGAAAGACCATCTTGATGGGGAGCTTGTGGGCTTCCTCTTCCGCCATCTGGCGGCGCCGGACGCGCATCTGGTCCGACTGGATTCGGAGAACCTTGGCCATGCTGACGCCCAGCTGCTCGGATTGGATGATGGCCGCCACGAAGCTGGTCATCTCGGTCACCTGCAGCCGATCCGCCATATCCCGCAAGGCATCACGGCGCAGCTTCCCCAGCCGTATCTCCTGGATCACCCGTCCGAATTCGAGGGCAAGGTCGGTCTCCCATTTCTCATGCACCTTGGCCATGGCGGCGTCAAACCCCAGCCCTGCTTCCACGCAGATCGTCAGCAGGTCTAGGGCGTCAGGCATAGCGCGAAAGATCCCTTTCTGACGTCGGGATACACGGCTGCGAAGCCACAGGTCCGGGAAGAAGAACCCCAGCGCCGCGAAGAGCACGGACAGCCCCAGGCCTTGGAGAAAGTTGCGCTTCGTCGTCAGGTACACAATCAGGATGGCGCCGGCGAACAGCCCGGCCAGCACGAAGCGCAGCGACAGGAAGAACGCCGGATCGATTTGCAGGCCGGCGGTCTCGAGGCGCTTCTTGGCCGACTCCAGCGTCGCCTGCGGCGTGAAGCGCGCCGCCAGCTTCCCGATCCGGTTGAGCATGGGGACGATGACGCGTTCCTGGAATCGCTCTGAGAGCTCAATCTCTTCCAGCGTCGCCGGTTCGTCCCGGTCGGCATAATTGGCCAGGCGATCCTGAATCGAGTTCTTGGCCTCCGGCGAACGGACGCCAGCCACGACCAGGACAATGGCCCCGACAAGCGCCAACGCGAGAATGATCGCTATCACCATGGGCTCGTATCTCCTGACCCTGCTCGACGAGCCAGCCCCGGGGGTACCGCGGCTGGCACTAGATGTCGATCTTGACCATTTTCTGTACGATGGCGAAACCCGTTCCCACCAATCCGACAGATATGCAAACCCAGGCGATGCCACACATCCCTGAGTCCATAAACACAGGCACCCCGACCTTGAAGGGCTGTTTGATGTACTCGGGGTTGATAGCCAGCAGCAGGAAGAAGAGAGCGATGGGCATGCCACTGATCACCCAGGCCGTAGCGCGGCCCTGGGCAGTCAGGGCCGCGATCTCGCCCTTGATGCGAACGCGCTCGCGGATGACGAAGGAAATCGTGTCCAGGATCTCGGCCAAATTGCCGCCGACTTCGCGCTGGACGTTGACGGCCGTAATGACCAGGTCAAGGTCCTCGCTCTGGATCCGCCGCAGCAGGTGATCCAGGGCGTCTTCCATCGACAGGCCAAGCTGCATCTCCTGCACCACCCGCCGGAACTCGTCGCAGATCGGGGGGGGCAGTTCGCGGCTGACGGCTTCCATCGCCTGAAGCGTGGAGTACCCCGCCCGCAACCCGTTGACCACCAAGTTCAGCATGTCGCCGAGCTGCTGGTCGAACATCTTCAGCCGGCCCTTCTGCGCCCGGGAGACATACATTTGCGGCAACAGGTAGCCAAGGACTAGGCCGACGATGGCGAAGATCGCGTTCTTGCCGAGCACGAAGGCGACCAGCGCCACCAGCACGGCGCTGATCAGCTGGGCGGCGATG from Anaerolineales bacterium encodes the following:
- the raiA gene encoding ribosome-associated translation inhibitor RaiA, translated to MTVAVEISVHNLDLNDRLREYATKKASKLDRYLDILEEAKVDLAYDKSARSSADRQVAQLTVRGKGVMLRAEERTDDIYASIDAVMEKMYRQVERYRGRHWRGRGDGRTAAEAGADPEAEPLEIQHTISRRKSFPLSPMDEDEAVEQMELIGHTDFFVFLNTSSNAVNVLYRRRDGTLGLIETEVA
- a CDS encoding ComF family protein, with product MVRLKYRPSREMAAVMGEWLWQVVQQAGWELQLVVPVPLGRARQRQRGYNQVALIASSLAGRLGIEFRPDAIQRTRETRSQVGLDANARRENVQGAFQARPQLVQDRTVCLVDDLLTTGATLIACAEAVRQAGCRQVVGVSVGRA
- a CDS encoding type II secretion system F family protein — protein: MVIAIILALALVGAIVLVVAGVRSPEAKNSIQDRLANYADRDEPATLEEIELSERFQERVIVPMLNRIGKLAARFTPQATLESAKKRLETAGLQIDPAFFLSLRFVLAGLFAGAILIVYLTTKRNFLQGLGLSVLFAALGFFFPDLWLRSRVSRRQKGIFRAMPDALDLLTICVEAGLGFDAAMAKVHEKWETDLALEFGRVIQEIRLGKLRRDALRDMADRLQVTEMTSFVAAIIQSEQLGVSMAKVLRIQSDQMRVRRRQMAEEEAHKLPIKMVFPIALLIFPSIMIILLGPAAASMMGSALGGILGFSGG
- a CDS encoding type II secretion system F family protein encodes the protein MDLPNLILAIGAGLGLILLGAGVVSSLVGRRTVVEERLGRYAETGGMVMPTAEIEVKTKQRRTTALSDFLNRLGEGTDRFSKISRTLARADIKLRPAEYIAAQLISAVLVALVAFVLGKNAIFAIVGLVLGYLLPQMYVSRAQKGRLKMFDQQLGDMLNLVVNGLRAGYSTLQAMEAVSRELPPPICDEFRRVVQEMQLGLSMEDALDHLLRRIQSEDLDLVITAVNVQREVGGNLAEILDTISFVIRERVRIKGEIAALTAQGRATAWVISGMPIALFFLLLAINPEYIKQPFKVGVPVFMDSGMCGIAWVCISVGLVGTGFAIVQKMVKIDI